From Deltaproteobacteria bacterium, a single genomic window includes:
- a CDS encoding ABC transporter substrate-binding protein, with the protein MVRRTLLLCGILFFLTLAPEAASALDKIKFPYSPISYHSLPFLIAHDAKIYEKHGLEVYPIFAGASSMIVQSMLAGEADLAGMAGPAVITNVLRGGDVIQVAALVKSFSVPLYVQPSITQVSQLSGKRVGVTRFGSVSHFTAKAILDRSNVSDAVVIQTGGYPESMTALSTNAIAGAMIPAPQSVVLREKGFRELVSIKQIRDMNIRFIEQGIVARRSFAEKNPDVTKRFIQAVSEGLKKMLDDKPLATKVLGKYTKIPRQNMLDESYQAAVDAFAKDPRVPTDVFKDLADQLVGLKLIEAPAVQKTPLTAYYDNRYIDELEKAGFFKRLWQ; encoded by the coding sequence ATGGTTCGACGGACACTGCTACTTTGTGGGATCTTGTTTTTCCTAACCCTCGCGCCAGAGGCGGCGTCCGCTCTCGACAAAATCAAATTCCCCTACTCGCCCATCTCCTATCATTCGCTGCCGTTTCTCATCGCCCATGACGCGAAAATCTACGAAAAGCACGGGCTCGAGGTCTATCCGATCTTCGCCGGCGCGTCGTCGATGATCGTCCAGTCGATGCTCGCCGGCGAGGCAGACCTCGCGGGCATGGCCGGGCCGGCGGTCATCACCAACGTGCTGAGGGGCGGCGATGTGATCCAGGTCGCGGCGCTGGTGAAGTCGTTCAGCGTGCCGCTCTACGTGCAACCGTCGATTACGCAGGTGAGCCAACTGAGCGGCAAGCGCGTCGGCGTCACACGTTTCGGCTCGGTGTCGCATTTTACCGCCAAAGCGATTCTCGACCGCTCCAACGTGAGCGACGCAGTGGTCATCCAGACCGGCGGCTACCCGGAGTCGATGACGGCGCTCAGCACCAACGCCATCGCCGGCGCCATGATCCCCGCGCCGCAAAGTGTCGTCCTGCGCGAGAAGGGCTTTCGCGAGCTAGTCAGCATCAAACAGATACGCGATATGAACATCCGCTTCATCGAGCAAGGGATCGTCGCCCGGCGCAGCTTCGCCGAGAAGAATCCGGACGTGACCAAACGATTTATTCAGGCGGTGTCAGAGGGTTTGAAAAAAATGCTCGACGATAAACCGCTAGCGACCAAAGTCCTGGGCAAGTACACCAAGATCCCGCGCCAGAACATGCTCGACGAAAGCTACCAAGCCGCCGTCGACGCCTTCGCCAAAGACCCGCGCGTGCCAACGGATGTCTTCAAAGATTTGGCGGATCAGCTGGTCGGCCTAAAACTCATCGAAGCGCCGGCCGTGCAAAAAACCCCGCTCACGGCCTACTATGATAACCGTTACATCGATGAGCTGGAAAAAGCCGGATTCTTCAAGCGGCTTTGGCAATGA
- a CDS encoding amidohydrolase: MGFRIQDKTKREGTTMANQYVDCDGHVMETTDEIIRLVGEPFKTTGHMNPRRVLPSIDRFHTPRLEERKPGTFDPSVGPEKWVQFLDKMGLEFSALFPTEGLAYGQVIFPPWAIAYARAYNDWLAARYLKFNSRLKGIALIPLQDVDAAVIELRRAVKDLGMVGAMLPSNGLQPHLSHKHFWPIYEEAAKLDCAMAVHGGCYGDLGFNSYTVFPATRALGMPVPLAIAATGMIVDGVFDEFPTLRVGFLEGGTCWIPMVLDRLHREQEYGGLRIKRKPVDYFTSGKIFCSCEGNEKALAYAIERVGPEPFMFASDFPHEISLDNCLEEIDEIQVRKDLKEEHKASILGENARRFYKI; this comes from the coding sequence ATGGGCTTCCGTATTCAAGATAAGACAAAGAGGGAGGGAACAACGATGGCGAACCAATACGTCGACTGCGACGGTCATGTGATGGAGACCACTGACGAGATCATTCGTCTGGTTGGCGAACCATTCAAAACTACCGGCCATATGAATCCGCGGCGCGTTCTGCCGAGCATTGACCGCTTTCACACGCCGCGCTTGGAAGAGCGTAAACCGGGCACCTTCGATCCATCCGTTGGACCGGAAAAATGGGTGCAGTTTCTCGACAAGATGGGTCTGGAGTTCAGCGCGCTATTTCCCACCGAAGGCTTGGCCTACGGCCAGGTGATCTTTCCACCCTGGGCGATCGCCTATGCGAGAGCTTACAATGACTGGTTGGCAGCAAGATATTTGAAGTTCAACTCGCGGCTAAAAGGCATCGCTCTGATCCCCCTGCAGGATGTCGATGCCGCAGTCATTGAGCTGCGCCGCGCCGTCAAAGATCTCGGCATGGTCGGCGCCATGCTGCCGTCCAATGGACTCCAGCCTCATTTGAGCCACAAACATTTCTGGCCCATTTACGAAGAAGCCGCGAAACTCGATTGCGCCATGGCGGTGCACGGCGGCTGTTACGGCGATCTTGGATTCAACAGCTACACCGTTTTTCCGGCGACTCGCGCATTGGGCATGCCGGTGCCTCTGGCCATCGCTGCCACAGGCATGATCGTTGACGGCGTTTTCGACGAGTTCCCCACGCTGCGAGTTGGCTTCCTGGAAGGCGGCACCTGTTGGATTCCGATGGTGCTGGACCGGCTGCACCGCGAGCAGGAGTACGGCGGCCTGAGAATCAAGCGCAAACCGGTGGACTATTTCACTAGCGGGAAGATCTTCTGCAGCTGCGAGGGCAACGAAAAGGCATTAGCCTACGCGATCGAGCGCGTCGGCCCCGAGCCGTTCATGTTTGCGTCGGATTTTCCCCATGAGATTTCCCTTGACAATTGTTTGGAAGAAATCGACGAAATCCAGGTGCGCAAAGATTTGAAAGAAGAGCACAAAGCGTCGATCCTGGGCGAGAACGCGCGGAGATTTTATAAAATTTGA